One genomic window of Candidatus Eremiobacteraceae bacterium includes the following:
- a CDS encoding DUF1203 domain-containing protein: MAHSSFRVIALPTTVAQLVRETMRSPGYGHPASDDVAQGYGPCRHCLRAFAVGREHRILFTYDPFSGNETLPLPGPVFVHSDVCARYPEEAGFPDDLRAHALTLNAYARGRKLIEQAYVTNGAVEEMVERLLARTDVDYIHVRDTGAGCYDFRIERTALRPSQSALVTARNLPDVQRQDVGP; encoded by the coding sequence ATGGCACACAGCTCATTTCGAGTGATCGCTCTGCCGACCACCGTCGCACAACTCGTGCGCGAGACCATGCGTTCGCCCGGCTACGGACACCCGGCATCCGATGATGTGGCCCAAGGGTACGGGCCCTGCCGGCATTGTCTGCGGGCGTTCGCCGTCGGACGCGAGCATCGCATCCTGTTCACATACGACCCATTTTCGGGTAATGAGACTTTGCCGCTTCCCGGCCCCGTCTTCGTCCACTCAGATGTTTGCGCACGCTATCCTGAAGAAGCGGGCTTTCCGGATGATCTGCGCGCGCACGCGCTCACGCTCAACGCCTACGCGCGCGGACGCAAGCTCATCGAGCAAGCATACGTCACGAACGGCGCGGTCGAGGAAATGGTTGAGCGGCTCCTGGCGCGCACGGATGTCGACTACATCCACGTGCGCGATACCGGTGCGGGATGCTACGATTTCCGCATAGAGCGAACAGCGCTTAGGCCGTCGCAGTCCGCACTCGTGACGGCTAGGAACCTACCGGACGTCCAACGTCAGGATGTTGGACCGTAG
- a CDS encoding sensor domain-containing diguanylate cyclase: protein MANGSYVVATVFFLIAAALVVAQCVVIIGLRRRARRAELRFETLQQIAPTLTGAGESTLETCARIVERTATLVHTQSLLCLYVDGQRLMLGARSGVGYVGFLREGAAYDGDTIADWVRREGKPAIVGPRTSGLPAELGVYDLAAEAALQRVNAGPIAGSRDTVWGLAVPLVRPPGTNERAEVIGVLYADRPRAQPFTDDDAMTFLTIASLAGDALARALFADRVRREATRDQLTGLLTPAGFRKRLRDEMEARRTETRPGATRDVALCFIDTDRFKDWNDTFGHAAGDQLLRRLAAMFAHTAEQAHGFAGRNGGDEFCIALLDRSKDASIELARTLCARVAAEDFSALASRPDLPGVHITVSIGVAHFPMDVATDERQPTERLLESADQRMYEAKHAGRNQVAFSRARMRA, encoded by the coding sequence GTGGCGAACGGCTCGTACGTCGTCGCGACGGTGTTTTTCCTCATCGCCGCGGCGCTGGTCGTCGCCCAATGCGTGGTCATCATCGGCCTACGCCGCCGCGCGCGCCGAGCCGAACTTCGTTTTGAGACGCTGCAGCAGATAGCACCGACGCTCACGGGTGCCGGTGAATCGACGCTCGAGACGTGCGCCCGCATCGTCGAACGCACAGCTACGCTCGTACACACGCAATCACTGCTCTGTCTATACGTCGACGGTCAGCGCTTGATGCTTGGGGCGCGATCGGGCGTCGGCTACGTCGGCTTCTTGCGCGAAGGCGCGGCCTACGACGGCGACACCATCGCCGATTGGGTGCGCCGCGAGGGCAAGCCGGCGATCGTCGGTCCACGCACCAGTGGATTGCCGGCGGAGCTTGGCGTGTACGACCTGGCCGCAGAAGCTGCGCTGCAGCGCGTCAACGCGGGCCCGATCGCCGGCAGCCGCGACACGGTGTGGGGTCTCGCGGTGCCGCTCGTGCGGCCACCGGGCACGAACGAGCGCGCCGAAGTGATCGGCGTGCTGTATGCCGACCGGCCGCGCGCGCAGCCCTTCACAGACGACGACGCGATGACGTTCCTGACGATCGCTTCGCTCGCCGGCGACGCGCTGGCACGGGCGCTGTTCGCCGACCGCGTGCGCCGCGAGGCGACACGCGACCAGCTTACTGGTCTGTTGACGCCAGCCGGATTCCGGAAGCGGCTGCGCGATGAGATGGAAGCCCGCCGCACGGAAACGCGCCCAGGGGCGACGCGGGATGTCGCGCTGTGCTTCATCGATACCGACCGCTTTAAGGATTGGAACGATACATTCGGACATGCTGCCGGCGATCAGCTGCTGCGCCGGCTAGCTGCGATGTTCGCGCACACAGCGGAGCAAGCCCATGGCTTTGCCGGGCGCAACGGCGGTGACGAGTTCTGCATCGCGCTGCTCGACCGAAGCAAAGACGCCTCGATCGAGCTTGCGCGCACCTTGTGCGCGCGCGTGGCTGCAGAAGACTTCAGCGCCCTGGCATCGCGACCCGATCTACCGGGCGTGCATATCACGGTGAGCATCGGCGTTGCGCACTTCCCGATGGACGTCGCGACCGACGAACGCCAACCCACCGAGAGGCTGCTCGAGTCCGCGGATCAGCGCATGTACGAAGCCAAACACGCGGGCCGAAACCAAGTGGCATTCTCACGCGCCCGCATGCGAGCATAG
- the glmU gene encoding bifunctional UDP-N-acetylglucosamine diphosphorylase/glucosamine-1-phosphate N-acetyltransferase GlmU, whose protein sequence is MSPRANAIILAAGKGTRMKSSLPKVLHRLCGRTMFEHVLLAVVKAGIDPARIVVVVSPELEEPLEKLGAHTVVQQPQNGTGHAARLAMDELPGDDPVLVVNADMPLLTPALLGAVVDVRERGRAALSMLTTHMPGATSFGRVVRRSGRPARIVEHTDATPDELLITEVNAGAYCFKASALRDYLKRLNTKNAQKELYLTDCVQLAVDSGALVEAVVSKDHHSVLGVNTLVELAIARRVMQRRILREHMLAGVSIVDPQTTYVDADVDLAADVTLLPQTHVLGTSVVGPGSVIGPNTTLHNATIGRDVTITYSVVRDSAVASKATVGPFAHIRNGAQIEEAARVGNFVEIKNSRLGRGAKASHLSYLGDAEIGDEANIGAGTITCNYDGERKNKTVVGARASIGSNTSLVAPVEIGDGALTGAGSVVTHDVPAGERVAGNPARPMPKKERVKKP, encoded by the coding sequence GTGAGCCCGCGTGCGAACGCAATCATCCTGGCCGCCGGCAAGGGCACGCGCATGAAGAGCAGTTTGCCCAAAGTGCTGCATCGGCTGTGCGGGCGCACGATGTTCGAGCACGTGCTGCTCGCGGTGGTCAAGGCAGGCATCGATCCTGCGAGGATCGTCGTCGTCGTCAGTCCAGAACTCGAAGAGCCGCTCGAGAAGCTCGGCGCGCACACCGTCGTGCAGCAGCCCCAAAACGGCACGGGTCACGCAGCCCGGCTGGCGATGGACGAACTGCCCGGCGACGATCCGGTGCTGGTCGTCAACGCCGACATGCCGCTGCTGACGCCGGCGCTACTTGGCGCCGTCGTCGACGTGCGCGAGCGCGGCCGCGCCGCCCTCTCGATGCTCACCACGCACATGCCCGGCGCGACGAGTTTCGGCCGCGTGGTGCGGCGATCGGGTCGCCCCGCGCGCATCGTCGAACACACCGATGCGACGCCTGATGAGCTGCTGATCACCGAGGTGAACGCCGGCGCGTACTGCTTCAAGGCATCGGCCCTGCGCGACTACTTGAAGCGCCTGAACACCAAGAACGCGCAAAAAGAGCTGTACCTGACGGATTGCGTCCAGCTGGCGGTCGATTCGGGCGCGCTGGTCGAGGCGGTGGTCAGCAAGGATCATCACAGCGTGCTCGGCGTGAACACGCTCGTGGAGCTGGCCATCGCGCGCCGCGTGATGCAGCGTCGCATACTGCGCGAGCACATGCTCGCGGGAGTCTCGATCGTCGATCCGCAGACGACGTACGTGGATGCAGATGTAGATCTTGCGGCAGACGTCACCCTGTTGCCGCAGACGCACGTGCTCGGCACGAGCGTCGTCGGCCCGGGTTCTGTGATCGGTCCGAACACGACCCTGCACAACGCGACGATCGGCAGGGATGTCACCATCACGTATTCCGTCGTGCGCGACTCCGCGGTCGCCAGCAAAGCCACCGTAGGTCCGTTCGCTCACATCCGGAACGGCGCGCAGATCGAAGAAGCTGCGCGCGTCGGCAATTTCGTCGAGATCAAGAATTCGCGCTTGGGGCGCGGCGCGAAGGCCAGTCATCTCAGTTATTTGGGCGATGCGGAGATCGGCGACGAGGCCAACATCGGCGCGGGCACGATCACGTGCAACTACGACGGCGAGCGCAAGAACAAGACCGTGGTCGGCGCGCGCGCGTCGATCGGCTCGAACACGTCTCTTGTCGCGCCGGTGGAAATCGGTGATGGAGCGCTGACCGGAGCCGGCTCGGTCGTCACGCACGACGTGCCGGCCGGCGAGCGAGTCGCCGGCAATCCGGCGCGGCCGATGCCGAAGAAGGAGCGCGTCAAGAAGCCTTGA
- the gltX gene encoding glutamate--tRNA ligase produces the protein MGAAPVRVRFAPSPTGFLHVGGARTALFNWLFARHNGGTFVLRVEDTDSTRYSDEYVDAIYRALRWLELDWDEGPDVGGPFGPYRQRERVELHRAAAKELLARNAVYECFCGPKKMDERSEEPDDESDPESAPAAERSGECTCASLTPRMREELIGQGVRPALRMRVDPLRAVVVDDIVRGRVEFPAGTIGDFVIVKSDGGPLYNFAAVVDDHAMQITHVIRGEEHLANTPKQLLIYEALGWQPPRFAHIPIILNEQRRKLSKRDGATFVNEYEALGYLPEALVNFLVLLGWSPGGNRELMTRAEMVRDFTIEGVVKHPAIFDHAKLAWMNKEYLKQLPPDELARRVIELLEQRTPVPDRIDADHVARVVGLLQERAYTVAEIADQGAYFFTRGPIEPAPEALAKYCASPEAVARLREVREALSAASSDGFTPEAVEKAIRGLAERTALKAAAFIHPLRVAVTGQAVSPGIFEVCAILGRDVTLARIDALLERLQRPHAVGAEQSV, from the coding sequence GTGGGCGCGGCGCCGGTCCGGGTGCGTTTCGCACCGAGTCCGACCGGCTTCTTGCATGTGGGCGGCGCGCGTACCGCGCTCTTCAACTGGCTCTTCGCGCGCCACAACGGCGGCACGTTCGTGCTGCGGGTCGAGGACACCGATAGCACGCGCTATTCGGACGAATACGTCGACGCGATCTACCGCGCGCTGCGCTGGCTCGAGCTTGATTGGGATGAGGGTCCTGACGTCGGCGGTCCGTTCGGGCCGTACCGGCAGCGCGAGCGCGTCGAACTGCATCGCGCCGCGGCGAAAGAACTGCTGGCACGCAACGCGGTGTACGAATGTTTTTGCGGTCCCAAGAAAATGGACGAGCGTTCCGAGGAGCCGGATGACGAATCTGATCCTGAATCAGCGCCTGCGGCCGAGCGCAGCGGCGAATGCACCTGCGCAAGCCTCACACCTCGCATGCGCGAGGAGCTGATCGGCCAAGGCGTGCGCCCCGCGCTTCGCATGCGCGTCGATCCGCTGCGCGCAGTTGTGGTCGACGACATCGTGCGCGGCCGGGTGGAGTTCCCGGCGGGCACGATCGGCGATTTCGTCATCGTCAAGAGCGATGGCGGGCCGCTCTACAACTTCGCCGCCGTCGTCGACGATCACGCGATGCAGATCACGCACGTGATCCGCGGCGAAGAGCATCTGGCGAACACCCCGAAACAGCTGCTTATCTATGAAGCGCTCGGCTGGCAGCCGCCGCGGTTCGCACACATCCCGATCATCCTCAACGAGCAGCGCCGCAAGCTGAGCAAACGCGACGGCGCGACCTTCGTGAACGAATACGAAGCGCTCGGCTATCTGCCCGAGGCGCTGGTGAACTTCTTGGTGCTGCTGGGCTGGTCGCCGGGCGGCAATCGCGAGCTGATGACGCGCGCCGAGATGGTGCGCGACTTCACGATCGAGGGCGTCGTCAAGCACCCGGCGATCTTCGACCACGCCAAACTCGCCTGGATGAATAAAGAATACCTCAAGCAGCTGCCGCCGGACGAGCTTGCGCGGCGGGTCATCGAATTGCTCGAGCAGCGCACGCCCGTACCCGATCGCATCGACGCGGACCACGTCGCGCGGGTCGTCGGGCTGTTGCAAGAACGCGCCTATACGGTGGCCGAGATCGCCGATCAAGGCGCGTATTTCTTCACGCGCGGACCGATCGAGCCGGCGCCTGAGGCGCTGGCGAAATACTGCGCGTCGCCGGAAGCGGTTGCGCGCCTGCGCGAAGTTCGCGAAGCCCTAAGCGCTGCCTCGTCGGATGGCTTCACGCCGGAAGCGGTCGAAAAGGCAATCCGTGGACTCGCCGAGCGCACTGCGCTCAAGGCCGCAGCCTTTATCCATCCCTTGCGCGTCGCGGTCACCGGCCAAGCGGTCAGCCCCGGCATCTTCGAGGTCTGCGCGATTTTGGGCCGCGACGTGACGCTGGCGCGCATCGACGCACTGCTCGAGCGTCTGCAACGCCCGCATGCCGTCGGCGCGGAGCAATCAGTGTGA
- a CDS encoding cobalamin B12-binding domain-containing protein, with translation MARPIRILVAKAGLDGHDRGAKVIARALRDAGFEVIYTGLHQTPEQVVEAAIQEDVDGIGLSILSGAHLTLFPRIKQLLDEADAGDIVLFGGGTIPNEDIQPLLDAGVAAVFTPGTPIATIVDFVRRECGKRVEA, from the coding sequence GTGGCACGCCCGATCCGTATCCTCGTCGCCAAAGCAGGGCTCGACGGTCACGACCGCGGCGCCAAAGTGATCGCGCGCGCGCTGCGCGATGCCGGCTTCGAAGTGATCTACACCGGGCTGCACCAGACGCCCGAGCAAGTCGTCGAGGCGGCGATCCAAGAGGACGTGGACGGCATCGGATTGTCGATCCTTTCCGGCGCGCATCTGACGCTCTTTCCGCGCATCAAGCAGCTGCTCGACGAAGCGGACGCCGGCGACATCGTGCTCTTCGGCGGCGGAACGATTCCCAACGAGGACATCCAGCCGCTGCTCGACGCAGGCGTCGCCGCCGTGTTCACCCCCGGCACGCCTATCGCGACCATCGTCGACTTCGTGCGCCGCGAATGCGGCAAACGGGTCGAAGCGTAA
- a CDS encoding methylmalonyl-CoA mutase family protein codes for MAKLVNGKGESASGNGAVEASKARWEAQFDTSAKLPGANDRTLSDHPLKPLYGPEDLSGIDYDRDLSYPGQYPYTRGIHPTMYRGRLWTMRQFAGFGTAKQTNQRYKFLLEQGQTGLSVAFDMPALMGYDSDHPRSLGEVGKCGVAISTLQDMQDLFAGIDLGSITTSMTINCTAPVALAMYIATAEAQGVPQERLGGTMQADMLKEYIAQKEWIYPPEPSMRIITDMMAYCAKNVPKWNTISISGYHIREAGSTAAQELAFTLADGFAYVEAGVAAGMDVDDFAPRLSFFFNSHSDFFEEIAKFRAARRIWARHMREKYGAKNPRSWALRFHTQTAGCSATAQQPENNIMRTAFQALAAVLGGTQSLHTNSLDEVLALPTEKNVAIALRTQQIIAYETGAGNVIDPLGGSYFVEKLTNELEAAAEDYFRRIDEQGGVIPAIHNGFFQREIADAAYVYQRELENGERIVVGVNDFVVEEEQQISLLKIDRAIELEQCERVQAYRASRDAGMVESALAAFKRAAESGENLMPHYLNCVKSKATLGEISEALVPIFGRYREPAFI; via the coding sequence GTGGCAAAGCTGGTAAACGGCAAAGGCGAGAGCGCTAGCGGCAACGGAGCCGTGGAGGCTTCAAAAGCGCGTTGGGAAGCCCAGTTCGACACCTCGGCCAAGCTGCCGGGCGCGAACGACCGCACGCTTTCCGATCATCCCCTCAAGCCGTTGTACGGGCCTGAAGATCTCTCGGGCATCGACTACGATCGCGATCTTTCGTATCCGGGCCAGTATCCGTACACGCGCGGCATCCACCCGACGATGTATCGCGGCCGGCTCTGGACGATGCGCCAGTTCGCCGGCTTCGGCACGGCCAAGCAGACCAACCAACGCTACAAGTTCTTGCTCGAGCAAGGGCAAACCGGTCTGTCGGTCGCCTTCGACATGCCCGCGCTCATGGGCTACGATTCGGATCACCCGCGCTCGCTCGGCGAAGTCGGCAAATGCGGCGTCGCGATCTCGACGCTGCAGGACATGCAAGACCTGTTCGCCGGCATCGACCTGGGCTCGATCACGACCTCGATGACGATCAACTGCACCGCGCCGGTGGCGCTTGCGATGTATATCGCGACCGCCGAGGCGCAGGGCGTGCCGCAGGAGCGGCTCGGCGGCACCATGCAGGCCGACATGCTCAAAGAGTACATCGCACAGAAAGAGTGGATCTACCCGCCCGAACCGTCGATGCGCATCATCACCGACATGATGGCGTATTGCGCCAAGAACGTGCCGAAGTGGAACACGATCTCCATCTCCGGTTATCACATCCGTGAAGCCGGTTCGACCGCCGCGCAAGAGCTCGCGTTCACGCTGGCGGACGGCTTCGCATACGTCGAAGCCGGCGTCGCCGCCGGAATGGACGTCGACGACTTCGCACCGCGTCTGTCGTTCTTCTTCAACTCACATTCGGACTTCTTCGAAGAGATCGCCAAGTTCCGCGCCGCGCGCCGCATCTGGGCGCGCCACATGCGCGAGAAGTACGGCGCCAAGAATCCGCGCTCGTGGGCGCTGCGCTTCCACACGCAGACCGCGGGCTGTTCGGCGACCGCGCAGCAGCCCGAGAACAACATCATGCGCACCGCGTTCCAGGCGCTGGCGGCGGTGCTTGGCGGCACGCAATCGCTGCACACCAATTCGCTCGACGAAGTGCTCGCGCTGCCCACCGAGAAGAACGTCGCGATCGCGCTGCGCACGCAGCAGATCATCGCGTACGAGACCGGCGCGGGCAACGTCATCGACCCGCTGGGCGGCTCGTATTTCGTCGAGAAGCTGACGAACGAACTCGAGGCGGCCGCAGAGGACTACTTCCGGCGCATCGACGAGCAGGGCGGCGTCATCCCCGCCATCCACAACGGGTTCTTCCAGCGCGAGATCGCCGACGCGGCGTACGTCTACCAGCGCGAGCTCGAGAACGGCGAGCGCATCGTCGTCGGCGTCAACGATTTCGTGGTCGAAGAAGAGCAGCAGATCTCGCTGCTCAAGATCGACCGGGCGATCGAGCTCGAGCAGTGCGAGCGCGTGCAGGCGTATCGCGCCTCGCGTGACGCCGGGATGGTCGAATCGGCGCTGGCCGCGTTCAAACGCGCCGCCGAGAGCGGCGAGAACCTGATGCCCCACTATCTGAACTGCGTGAAGAGCAAAGCGACGCTGGGCGAGATCTCCGAGGCGCTCGTGCCGATCTTCGGCCGCTACCGCGAGCCGGCGTTCATCTAG
- a CDS encoding cupin domain-containing protein, with product MAHEGIHATVKAAAAAPKLGLAALVLAHGSMELEYYAPHGRDTQMPHDRDELYVVISGHGWFRNGDARHEFGPNDVLFVPAKTEHRFEQFSDDFATWVIFWGPSGGER from the coding sequence ATGGCACATGAGGGCATCCACGCCACCGTCAAAGCCGCAGCTGCGGCACCCAAGCTCGGACTCGCCGCATTGGTGCTCGCGCATGGCAGCATGGAGCTTGAGTATTACGCGCCGCACGGGCGCGATACGCAGATGCCGCACGATCGCGACGAGCTTTATGTCGTCATCTCGGGGCACGGGTGGTTTCGCAACGGCGATGCTCGCCACGAGTTCGGACCGAACGACGTGCTCTTCGTGCCCGCGAAGACCGAACATCGATTCGAGCAGTTCAGCGACGACTTCGCGACCTGGGTGATATTCTGGGGTCCGTCAGGCGGCGAGCGCTAA
- the infC gene encoding translation initiation factor IF-3, translating to MSSKALRVNEQIRVPQVRVIADDGAQLGIMSTYDAIRLARERGVDLIEVSPTAAPPVCRLDDYGRLRYEQDKKDRETRKKSHKMELKEVKLRPKIEEHDYQTKFHTAERLLQDGDKLKVTIMFRGREISYSQHGRRLLDRMAQDTAPIAIVEREPRLEGRNMFMILSPKPEVVAAHSAAKAAHIAAEAAKHPKPVEVKNA from the coding sequence ATTAGCTCGAAAGCGCTACGCGTCAACGAACAGATCCGCGTCCCCCAAGTCCGCGTGATCGCGGACGACGGTGCCCAACTCGGCATCATGTCCACCTACGACGCCATCCGGCTCGCCCGGGAACGCGGCGTCGACCTGATCGAAGTCTCGCCGACCGCGGCGCCGCCGGTGTGCCGGCTTGACGACTACGGACGGCTCCGCTACGAGCAGGACAAGAAGGACCGAGAGACGCGCAAGAAATCGCACAAGATGGAGCTCAAGGAAGTCAAGCTCCGTCCGAAGATCGAGGAACACGACTACCAGACCAAGTTCCACACCGCCGAACGGCTGCTGCAAGACGGCGACAAGTTGAAGGTCACGATCATGTTCCGCGGTCGAGAGATATCGTATTCGCAGCACGGCAGACGGCTGCTCGATCGCATGGCGCAAGACACCGCGCCGATCGCGATCGTCGAACGCGAACCGCGGCTTGAGGGACGCAACATGTTCATGATCCTCTCGCCGAAGCCCGAAGTCGTCGCCGCGCACAGCGCGGCCAAAGCGGCGCATATCGCCGCCGAAGCCGCCAAACACCCGAAACCGGTTGAGGTCAAGAATGCCTAA
- the rpmI gene encoding 50S ribosomal protein L35: MPKLKTHRATAKRVKKTGTGKFVRERQFSGCSHILTKKSPKRIRKFRKQTLVDKTDLKKLQVHLPYA; this comes from the coding sequence ATGCCTAAATTGAAAACACATCGCGCGACCGCCAAGCGCGTCAAGAAGACGGGCACGGGCAAGTTCGTGCGCGAGCGGCAGTTCTCGGGATGCAGCCACATCCTGACCAAGAAGTCGCCGAAACGCATCCGCAAGTTCCGCAAGCAGACGTTGGTCGACAAGACGGATCTGAAGAAGCTGCAAGTCCATCTGCCGTACGCATAA
- the rplT gene encoding 50S ribosomal protein L20: protein MARVKRGMMSLKKRRKVLKAVKGFRGARGRTYKAANEALLHSLTYAFRDRRVRKRDFRALWIARINAAARREGLTYSRLMSGLKKEGLAINRKVLADLAINDQAAFARLLEIAKKHAPAAAGA, encoded by the coding sequence ATGGCACGCGTCAAACGCGGGATGATGTCGCTCAAGAAGCGACGCAAAGTTCTCAAGGCGGTCAAAGGGTTCCGGGGCGCCCGCGGCCGGACATACAAGGCCGCCAATGAGGCGCTGCTGCATTCGCTCACGTACGCGTTTCGCGACCGGCGCGTCCGCAAGCGCGATTTCCGAGCGCTGTGGATCGCGCGCATCAATGCGGCCGCACGGCGCGAGGGGCTGACGTACAGCCGCCTCATGAGCGGACTCAAGAAAGAGGGCCTGGCGATCAACCGTAAAGTGCTCGCAGACCTTGCGATCAACGATCAGGCCGCGTTCGCGCGCTTGCTCGAGATCGCGAAGAAGCACGCGCCGGCCGCCGCCGGAGCGTAA
- a CDS encoding RNA methyltransferase: MAVAAGFHSPHVRAARLLHTKKHRAEARCFLIEGPALIEAALGNDIIPSAVFCLSEARPESAACVELAQQAGVPVYAVDERTLESLAQTRTPQGVVAQVGFIDRDVAALHKLVPPQGAAVVLVLDDLDDPGNAGTLVRSAEAFGVSAVCFGPASVEPYNDKLVRASMGALFRVPIVRYAAWSELAGALGKGELSVMGASATGPDIRSVELPQRSALVLGNERHGLRAVPADAFAMVVGIPQRPAGESLNVAVAGSIVLYELARCGLRLSTER; encoded by the coding sequence ATGGCTGTGGCGGCGGGCTTCCATAGCCCGCACGTCCGCGCAGCTCGTCTCCTCCACACGAAGAAGCATCGCGCCGAGGCGCGGTGCTTTCTCATCGAGGGCCCGGCGCTTATCGAAGCGGCGCTCGGCAACGACATCATTCCCAGTGCGGTCTTCTGCCTCTCGGAGGCCCGGCCCGAATCGGCGGCCTGCGTCGAGCTCGCACAACAGGCGGGCGTGCCGGTCTACGCGGTGGACGAGCGCACGCTTGAATCGCTCGCACAGACGCGGACGCCGCAAGGCGTCGTCGCGCAGGTAGGCTTCATCGATCGCGACGTCGCGGCGCTGCATAAGCTGGTGCCGCCTCAAGGCGCGGCGGTAGTGCTCGTCCTGGATGACCTCGATGATCCTGGCAACGCCGGCACGCTTGTCCGCAGCGCAGAAGCGTTCGGCGTGAGCGCGGTCTGCTTCGGCCCGGCTTCCGTCGAGCCGTACAATGATAAGCTGGTACGCGCAAGCATGGGAGCGCTCTTCCGCGTGCCCATCGTGCGCTACGCCGCGTGGTCGGAATTGGCCGGGGCGCTCGGCAAAGGGGAGCTCAGCGTGATGGGTGCCTCGGCCACCGGACCGGACATACGTTCGGTCGAGCTTCCCCAACGCAGCGCGCTCGTGCTGGGCAACGAACGCCATGGGCTTCGCGCGGTGCCGGCGGACGCATTCGCAATGGTGGTCGGCATTCCGCAGCGGCCGGCCGGCGAGTCCCTCAACGTCGCCGTCGCAGGCTCGATCGTGCTCTATGAATTGGCTCGCTGTGGATTGCGCTTAAGCACTGAACGATGA